In Herpetosiphon gulosus, the DNA window GCGCTGGGCCAAACGACGGCACCCACACAAACCCCGACACTGGATTAAAGCGAAATACTTTCAGACAGTGAATGGGAACAACTGGGCGTTTACCGGCAAAATCGACGAGCGGATGGTCCATCTTGTCGCAATTGCCGCAGTCCCGATCCGACGGCATAGCAAGATCAAGGGAGCAGCGAACCCATATGACCCGGCGTGGGAAGCATATTTTGAGCATCGACTCGGTGTGAAGATGGCTGCAACACTCAAGGGCCGGCGGCAACTGCTGTATCTGTGGAAACAACAAGACGGGCTTTGCCCCTGGTGTACCCAGAAGATTACCCGGCTGACGGGTGGCACAACCATCACATCGTCCGGCGTGTCGATGGAGGACCAGACACAGCAGAGAACCGGGTGTTACTCCACCCTACCTGCCATAGGCAAGTCCATAGCCAACGAGGACCCGTAATGTTTCCGTGTCCCGACAGGGGCAAGTGAGCGGCTTGAGCCGGATGCGAGGAAACGCGCACGTCCGGTTCTTAGGGGGCGGGACCGTGGTAACACGGTCCTGCTACCCGACTTTATCCGTCAGCGCACCCGTCGCCTGCATGATCATCTCTTGAGTGGCGTGATGCGCGAAGTCAAAGCCTTTCATGATGATGCCAAGGCCAACGCGCAAGAACGCGTGGTCGCCTATCGCCTGCAACGATCGCGGGATATGGCCCAAGCGGGTCGTATCCTTCTGCTCTTTACCACCAATGCGGTTGCCGCCACGACCCCGTTTGTCCATGTCCAAGCCCAGGCCTTTGCCATGCTCGACCGAGATCGCCTCGACCATATTGCCCACTACATCGCCACTGGGGCGGACTGTGATGAAACCGCCTTCTTTTGGGAGCGCATTGACGCTCGCGCCACCACGATTAAGCGGCGGCTCCGTCGCCTGCTCGCCGGGATCACCCTCGTTGCCCCGTATGGGCATTCGCCTTTGCTTGATGCCGTCCACCATATGCAACGGCTCGGAACGGGCGACCGATCGTTCACCAAGGCCCACGCCAAAACCCTGCCAACCCGCTGGATTCCCGTGCGGCTCAAACGCTATCTCTATACCCAAACCCCCACGGACACCGCACGCCTGCTCCTCGATCGCTATGAGGCACTGCTCTATCTGCAGCTCCGTGCCGCGCTCGAAGCGGGGGAACTGGTCTGTCCTGACAGCATCCGCTTTCGCAGTCTTGAGGATGATCTGATCCCCCTTGCCGAATGGCAGGCCACCAAAGCGACCTTGATCACGGAAGCCAACCTGCCAACCCTTCGCTTGCCTATTCGCGAGCATCTCACCGACCTTGAACAGGAGCTGGAAGCCCAGTTTGCGCGGGTGAACGGGCGCATTGCGGCGGGCGAGAATCCCGCGATTCAGATCACCCAGCATGGCACAATCCGCACCTGGACGCTCACCACCCCACCACCACGAGAACAGCCCAATCACCGCATCTATGAGCGCTTGCCCCAAGCCTCGCTCATCCAAGTCTTGGCTGCCGTCCACACCGCCTGTGGGTTCATGCACGACTTCGACCATATGCTAGGACGTGCCCATCATCAGCGTGACGATCGGGTGCTCATGGCCTGTCTAATTGCCTGGGGAACGAACGTGGGATTACATCGCATGGGCGAAATGTCCGATATTCCTCCGAGTACCCTCGTGCGTGCCTCCGGCAATTACCTGCGCCTCGAAACGCTGCAAGCCGCCAGTACGCGCATTATCAATACCCTTGCCGCGATGCCGTTGTTTCGCGCCTATGATATTGATGGTCAACGCCATTCCAGCAGCGACGGTCAGAAGTTCACGGCGGCCATTGATACGCTGAAGGCCCAACATTCGCCCCGGTATTTTGGCATGGGCAAAGGCGTGGTTGCCGATACCTTAGTCCTCAATCATGTCCCCGTCAACACCCTCTTGATCAGCGCCCATGACCCGGAAAGTGATGATGTCTTTGATCTTTTGTACAACAATCCCACGACCGTCCAATCGACGATCCACTCGACCGATACCCATGGCACCAATCGGGTCAATTTTGCGATTCTCTCGATGTTTGGCCATCGCTTTGCCCCCCGCTATGCCAATGTCCAAGAGCGCATGCGCACCAGCGTGTATGGCTTTCAGTCACCCGCCGCTTATGGGGATGATGCCTTGTTCCGACCTGTCCGCAAACTCAATGCCGATCTGATCATCAGCGAGTGGGATGCGATCCAACGGATCATGGTCTCCCTGTCCCGAAAAACGATCAGTCAACGCTTGCTCATTGCAAAATTAAGTGCATCGAAGCGGCGGAATCGCACGCTGCAAGCCCTCTGGGAGTATGATCATATCTTCCGCAGTTGTTATCTCTTGGAGTTTGTTGATTCCCCACGCTTACGGCAAAACGTCCAGCAAGCACTCAATCGTGGGGAGCAATATCACCACCTCCGGCGTGCCTTAACGGCGGGGAATACTGGCAAGTTGCGCTATGTGACCGACGAGGAACAAGCGTTGTGGAATGAGGCCTGTCGGCTGTTGGTGAATGCGATTCTGCTCTATAATATGCAGATTTTGCAGCAGGCCATCGATACCAAAACCGCCATCGGTATGCTGGCAGACAGTGCCTTTTTACGCACGGTCTCCCCCGTCGCCTGGCATCATATCAATTTTGGCGGACGGCTCACCTTTTTTGCCGATCTGCACCCAGCGCCCATTCTGGCCTCGGTGGCAGCCGTCTTGGCCTATCGGCAAAGCGCCGCCGATCATCCACCTGATCCCGAGGATGAACACGCGATGATCGAGGATTCCTTGGATGATCCGTTCGCAGAAGAATAACAAAGAAGAACATCTGTTCGCTGCCATGTTTCGGGGGGCCGTGCGTTTAAGCCCCATTGCAGAAGCCGCTGCCACCCATGGTAATATCATATTTCACAGGTACTTGTTAATTATTGTCATGGAGCCACAGGAGTATTCCTGTGGCTCCGTAGTGTCGAGAGTGTATATGTCATACCACAAAAACAGTATAATGTATCAGTTAATTATCTTCATCATCGGACTAAGTATGGGATTATTGATTCCTCTCTTGTTCAAAAGTAATGATGGAAATGAAAACCAAACTCAGAAAGACTATATTGCAGCACTGTTGGCAACCCAATGGATTAATGCACAGTGGAATCTCACAACTGCGTATGATTCCTTTGAAAAAAATGATGAATCCAATGCATACAGCCACTTAAATGAAGCAGTCACGCGCTTGTATCAAGCACAGTCTATTGGTTCGATCTATCACCGTCTCTATCTCGATAGTGCTAATCCTGAGCATGATGTATATGTTGTTGATTTACCAGGATACTACTTAATGGATATTAATGAAATCATTAATCAACCGTATAGTGAACTACAAAAACAAGTTTTAACGACTATAGTTGATGATATCCGGACCTATAACAAGTATATGTCCAGCGACCTCTTATCACGTGAAAATCCAAGCGATATTCAGAATAGTATCCAACATTTACGATTAGAATTACATAGTTCACACCTACCAAATGACACAGGAAAATAAAACAAATCATCGAGGAGAGATACCGTGATGATTGTCAAGTGGAGAGCAGTAAAAACTCGGGGGCAGTAGTGTGCTGTTTCCCCACATCGTCGGCGGCTCGATATCCATCAGTAGGAGGGGGTTAAGTCAAGAAACGCGGAATTTTGGCGGTAGGATTAAAAAGTATTAACATTTTGTGCGTTTGCGGTCTGTTCCCGCTGCGGCTAATCAAGCGCGAGGGTATCGGTCCAGCGCGCTAACTCTTGGGCCGAGGGCTATCCCGTGCGCCACGATCTGGTTGCCCATCTCAGTCCGTATCCGACCCAGCATCTTCGGCGGTATGGGGATTCTCCGATGCCCAACGCTTTCGCATCCGTGCCGATAGCCTCCTGGCAAGCTACTATCCCCGCTATTATGGCTACTATGATAAAGCAATCGGGATTTACACCCATGTCTCTGATCAGTATGCCGTCTATAGCACCAGGGTCATCTCCTGTAGCCCACGGGAAGCACTGTATGCACGCTAAGCCATTGCCTTAGTAACACATACCGATCGTTCACCATGGCAGTATTGACCAAGAATATGCCGCTTTTCCATCATTATTAATGCGTTTTTATATCATTGCAATGGGATAAAAACGCTCTGCCAACACGAGTGATCGGTATGTGTAACCCACCTATTGACTTAGCGTGCACTGTATGTGCTGGATGGTCTGCTCGAAAATAACACTATTTTGCAGATCCAGGAACATACCACCGATACGCATGGCTATACCGAGATCATTTTTGCATTGTGTTATTTACTCGGCTATGCGTTTATGCCACGCATCCGTGACTTGAAAGACCAGCAACTC includes these proteins:
- a CDS encoding HNH endonuclease signature motif containing protein; protein product: MYPEDYPADGWHNHHIVRRVDGGPDTAENRVLLHPTCHRQVHSQRGPVMFPCPDRGK
- a CDS encoding Tn3 family transposase, with protein sequence MREVKAFHDDAKANAQERVVAYRLQRSRDMAQAGRILLLFTTNAVAATTPFVHVQAQAFAMLDRDRLDHIAHYIATGADCDETAFFWERIDARATTIKRRLRRLLAGITLVAPYGHSPLLDAVHHMQRLGTGDRSFTKAHAKTLPTRWIPVRLKRYLYTQTPTDTARLLLDRYEALLYLQLRAALEAGELVCPDSIRFRSLEDDLIPLAEWQATKATLITEANLPTLRLPIREHLTDLEQELEAQFARVNGRIAAGENPAIQITQHGTIRTWTLTTPPPREQPNHRIYERLPQASLIQVLAAVHTACGFMHDFDHMLGRAHHQRDDRVLMACLIAWGTNVGLHRMGEMSDIPPSTLVRASGNYLRLETLQAASTRIINTLAAMPLFRAYDIDGQRHSSSDGQKFTAAIDTLKAQHSPRYFGMGKGVVADTLVLNHVPVNTLLISAHDPESDDVFDLLYNNPTTVQSTIHSTDTHGTNRVNFAILSMFGHRFAPRYANVQERMRTSVYGFQSPAAYGDDALFRPVRKLNADLIISEWDAIQRIMVSLSRKTISQRLLIAKLSASKRRNRTLQALWEYDHIFRSCYLLEFVDSPRLRQNVQQALNRGEQYHHLRRALTAGNTGKLRYVTDEEQALWNEACRLLVNAILLYNMQILQQAIDTKTAIGMLADSAFLRTVSPVAWHHINFGGRLTFFADLHPAPILASVAAVLAYRQSAADHPPDPEDEHAMIEDSLDDPFAEE